Within the Tachysurus fulvidraco isolate hzauxx_2018 chromosome 3, HZAU_PFXX_2.0, whole genome shotgun sequence genome, the region CAAAAGTCATCATGTCCCAGCTGCAGGCCACAATGATATCGCTCATTGACGTATTTAGACAATACGCTGGCACTGATAAAGACGCAAACACTCTTTCCAAGGGAGAGCTAAAGAAGCTTCTCACCAAAGAGATGGGACCCATGTTTGAGGTAAGATATGCTCTTAGACCTTACAAAAGAGATTTATTAGCTTTTATACTGACAGAGATTTTTATTCTGATTCAGAGATTCTGCACATTATTAATGTGTTATAttggatgataaaaaaaaaatcaaccactgtttctttgtgttttggTTAACAGGACTGCAAGGATCAAGTATCCCTAGACAAGCTGTTCAAGGACCTAGACAGTAATGCTGATGGTACTGTGGACTTCAAAGAGTTCGTCAACATGGTGACCTGCATTACCATTTTGTGCCACGAACAACTTTCAGCAAAGAAGTGATCAATTGGGACTGACCCTTAACAGCCAAAATGCATGAAGCagataaacatttgaaataaagtattttaatttgttttaagaCAGGCTgtgttgttttaatgtgtgttgtgtgttttgtgtgtgtgtgtgtgtgtgtgtgtgtgtgtgtgtgtgtgtgtgtgtgtgtgtgtgtgtgtgtgtgtgtgtgtgtgtgtgtgtgtgtgtgtgtgtgtatttccagAGGTAGCAAATAGCAGAACAGCAAATCAATGGCATATTTAAAATAGAACATATGAACATAACTGATGGGACGGCGAAAGTCCAACACTAATGGACATGAATTAATATATTGGTTTATAACAATAATCTTCTAAAAATTGACCCTAGGTTGCTGCACAGCGTAAAACATTTAGTTCGAAAATAGTTGCTTCTTAAAAGTCATAATAAACATggaaatatagatatagagtCACACATTTACAGGCAAAAATGGAGACGGAGAGGGAAAAAGGGGAAGGACCAGGATGGCAGAGGTTGTTTTGGTAGGGTGAAAAGGAGGATGGGTCAGTGGATGTCAGCTGTTGCATATAATGGTCAGTCCATCCCTCCTGGACTCActtcctccttccctctctTCATCTGTGTTGGTCTAGCTCTCAGCTCACAAACTTAAAGGTAAGTTTAGACttgaagaaactttgagaaAATTTTGAATTTCACAGAATTGTGGGTGTGCTCAAGGAAAGGTTTTGCAGAGTGTATGTTTTTGAGATCCTAGTCTGAATTAAATTCAAGATTGTTGtttgttgtaattttttttttttttttttgcaatgctGCTAGTGATTTTAgtgatttttataattttatacatacaattttttaatgttctgtGAATATATACTTTCAGGATATTGTTTAGAGTGCAGGTTACtgtcctccttctctctctttctctctctctctctctctctctctctctctctctctctctctctctctctctctctctctctctctctctctcttctgcacTCTCTGCTCAATTAGATCTCCATCTCCATAAAAGTAACCTCCATCAAACATTTTGATTCTGTTTGATTCACTGAGAGTTTTATATGATTTACTTAGAGTTAAAGACTTAGAGACAAGACTTGCACTGGAGGATGCTAGAAGGAGAAATATTTGGCTTTGTTGAATGTTGGCTACAGTCAGCTTTCTTAACTCCATTTTCTTTGTTAACCTCTAGTCTTAATTATAGTGAACAGCCAGGGTGTTGGCCATAATCCGCTAAACCAACTATTCTACTTTAATGTTCCTCTTTAATCCATCCtcctttttgtgtatttttccaTGTCTCCTCCttcatgtaatatttttttctttttgggtgaTTCATCCAATCACAGCACAGAAGAAAGCATTTTCTAACTTCCCTTAGGCCAAAGCTAGGCATGgcacactgtgtttgtgtgtgtgtgtgtgtgtgtgtgtgtgtgtgtgtgtgtgtgtgtgtgtgtgtgtgtgtgtgtgtgtgtgtgtgtgtgcgcgtgcatgtttGAATTTGTGCACTTACCTGCGCTTCTCCTTTACTTGCTGtaaaattgctttttttaaataattataaagtgCAGTTTGATATTACCTTTTTACTATAATTTCCTTTTCACCTTCATTCGTTTTTCAACAGATTATGTTCAGTAGACAAAAGTCAGACTGCATGTTCCATGCATCCTTTATTAGTTATCTGCCTGGGGATGAGGCTACACATCTTCTGGCTTTGTAGGTTGCAAATTCAGTGAGAGAATAAAACTTGTGGTAATAATTAAAGTATATATCTTTCCAAAAGCCATCATGTCCAAGTTGACCCAGGTGGAGCAAGCAATGGAAATGCTCATCGCTATCTTTCATAAATACTCTGGCAAGGAGGGAGACAAACTTACTCTTTCCAAAGGAGAGCTAGCAAAGCTGCTCAGGAAAGAAATGGGAGACATCTTTGGCGTAAGATATGCTCTTAAACCTTAAAGAAGCAATTCATTTTATATTGACAGAATCGGAGATTCAACACAATAtagtgtattaaaaaataactcAACCATAATTGCTTTGTACATTTTGGTTAACAGAAAACCACAGATAAAGCGGCACTGGACAAGATATTTAAGGACCTAGATGCTAATAAGTCTGGCTCTGCAGACTTCCAAGAGTATATCACCCTTGTGGCCACCATTACCATGCAGTACAACAAATTTTtcacaaaaatataatacatgGCTGACCCATAACAACCAAAACAATGTAAAACACACcatttgtttatgtatatttttttgttattttgataaacagaaaaaaaatgtttgccaTCTTACAATGATAAATGCATGGAACAGATTGTTTGAAATAAACTATTTTAATACGGATTAAAGACAGGCTGTGTTGAATAAAAGTGTGCTTGTTCTGTCTGTATATCAATACATTGTTGAAAATCACAATACACATGCAAATA harbors:
- the LOC113646823 gene encoding ictacalcin-like, yielding MSQLQATMISLIDVFRQYAGTDKDANTLSKGELKKLLTKEMGPMFEDCKDQVSLDKLFKDLDSNADGTVDFKEFVNMVTCITILCHEQLSAKK